One stretch of Wolbachia endosymbiont of Armadillidium arcangelii DNA includes these proteins:
- a CDS encoding MlaE family ABC transporter permease, whose protein sequence is MSSFDIKSVRIIGRCFISFLLKLGNAFVFFIQSLYHCFVPPYYFSNVARQIIEIGFFSLPIVGLTGVFIGAVIVLQSSLSGLLINQEQVIPKLVTITIIKELGPVLISLIMVGKVGSSIAAEIGTMRITEQIDALTTLDINPFKYLIAPRILASIIVFPILTVCADLIGIFGGYVTAVFEFNHNLNIYIKYTAQFFNVYDFIIGLMKATAFGAIISVSSCYYGYHCKKGARGVGVATTSTVVLSSILIILTNYLITLIHA, encoded by the coding sequence GTGAGTTCCTTTGATATAAAAAGTGTTAGAATAATCGGTAGGTGCTTTATCAGCTTTCTGTTGAAGCTTGGTAACGCATTTGTGTTTTTTATTCAGTCTCTATACCATTGCTTTGTGCCGCCATATTATTTTAGCAATGTAGCAAGACAAATTATAGAGATAGGCTTTTTCTCTTTGCCAATTGTTGGGCTCACTGGAGTTTTTATAGGAGCGGTGATAGTTTTACAAAGTAGCTTAAGTGGTCTATTAATTAATCAAGAACAAGTAATACCTAAACTTGTTACGATCACTATCATTAAAGAGTTAGGGCCAGTTTTGATCAGCTTAATAATGGTAGGGAAGGTTGGATCATCAATTGCGGCAGAAATTGGTACGATGCGTATCACTGAGCAAATAGATGCACTTACAACTTTGGACATCAATCCTTTCAAATATTTAATTGCACCAAGGATTTTAGCGTCAATCATAGTATTTCCCATACTTACAGTATGTGCAGATCTAATAGGAATATTTGGAGGGTATGTCACTGCAGTCTTTGAATTTAACCACAATTTAAATATATACATAAAATATACGGCTCAATTCTTTAATGTGTATGATTTTATTATTGGGCTAATGAAAGCAACTGCTTTTGGCGCCATAATTTCTGTTTCAAGTTGTTATTACGGTTACCATTGCAAAAAAGGTGCACGAGGAGTAGGTGTTGCTACAACATCAACTGTTGTTTTATCGTCCATACTGATCATTTTAACAAACTACTTGATTACTTTGATACATGCATAG
- the plsX gene encoding phosphate acyltransferase PlsX translates to MLPTINNNIVIALDAMGGDFAPLSIIQGAGFFLDNLVDLGVKVFFHIYGDQKEISPLLSKYKKVSDNSEFTHCSDNVLPNDKPSFALRYRKDSSMKAAIGAVKEGKAFGVVSSGNTGALMAISRLILGTLPNIYRPAIVSVCPTKTKSFALLDLGANVDCNADSLFQFALMGSIFAKIALKVENPKVALLNIGTEEVKGTDSVQEAFKLLSNAQSINFKGYIEASEFLEGNIDVIVADGFVGNVMLKTAEATAGTFISLIKQEVFNSWMTKMLLGILLKPKLNKALERFNPKIRSGAMFLGLNGIVIKSHGNSDAISFAHAIKFAVNAINENLNQRMISEIK, encoded by the coding sequence ATGTTACCCACGATCAACAATAACATAGTTATTGCACTTGATGCTATGGGGGGCGATTTTGCGCCTCTTTCCATAATTCAAGGCGCTGGTTTTTTTTTGGATAATCTTGTTGATCTAGGCGTTAAAGTTTTTTTTCATATTTATGGAGATCAGAAAGAAATATCTCCTTTGCTTTCAAAATATAAAAAAGTAAGTGATAATTCCGAGTTTACCCATTGCTCTGACAATGTTCTTCCAAATGATAAGCCCTCTTTTGCACTGAGATATCGCAAAGATTCAAGTATGAAGGCTGCAATTGGCGCAGTGAAAGAAGGTAAGGCTTTCGGAGTGGTGTCTTCAGGCAACACTGGAGCATTGATGGCAATCTCTAGACTTATTCTAGGAACATTACCAAATATCTATCGCCCTGCTATTGTATCTGTCTGTCCAACTAAAACAAAAAGTTTTGCGTTGCTTGATCTTGGTGCAAATGTTGACTGTAATGCTGACTCATTATTTCAATTTGCATTAATGGGAAGTATATTTGCAAAAATAGCATTAAAAGTTGAAAATCCTAAAGTCGCTTTGCTAAATATTGGTACAGAAGAAGTTAAAGGCACTGACTCAGTGCAAGAAGCTTTTAAGTTACTCAGCAATGCTCAAAGTATTAACTTCAAAGGATATATAGAGGCAAGTGAATTTTTAGAGGGTAATATAGATGTAATTGTTGCTGATGGTTTTGTTGGTAATGTAATGCTCAAAACAGCTGAGGCAACTGCTGGTACTTTTATCAGTCTAATAAAACAGGAAGTATTTAACTCATGGATGACAAAAATGCTTCTTGGCATATTGTTGAAGCCCAAGCTAAATAAAGCTTTAGAGCGTTTTAATCCAAAAATTAGAAGTGGAGCTATGTTTTTAGGGTTAAATGGTATCGTTATTAAAAGCCATGGAAATTCTGATGCTATTTCTTTTGCTCATGCTATAAAATTCGCAGTAAACGCAATTAATGAAAATTTAAACCAGAGGATGATTAGTGAGATTAAATAA
- a CDS encoding complex I NDUFA9 subunit family protein produces MTKRVIIFGGTGFIGKHIVRRLAAAGYLIRIFTRDQEKAACLKLCGNLGQISILEGDFFNEKSILESMEGCDVVINLVGILYETKKHDFYTVHVGIAEKIARAAQIKNVSMMIHFSAMGIENSKLSKYAKSKLKGEKAVTSAFQGAIIIKPSLVFGKEDNFFNKFARLATILPFLPLIGSGITKFQPICVTNLAEVVHRIISFNKQDKKIYNIGGPKVYSFKSLSKFILNVTNRKCLLINVSFPMARLIAFFLESKVVSVLLKPITGDASPTLTRDQVKVMMSSSIEKSDDLEIMKIRPLAIENVVPEYLKIYRKY; encoded by the coding sequence GTGACAAAACGTGTAATTATTTTTGGTGGAACGGGGTTTATAGGAAAACACATCGTAAGACGCTTGGCAGCGGCGGGGTATTTAATAAGAATATTTACTCGTGATCAGGAAAAAGCTGCTTGTCTAAAGTTATGTGGCAACTTAGGGCAAATATCAATACTTGAAGGAGATTTTTTTAATGAAAAATCAATTTTAGAAAGTATGGAGGGGTGTGATGTTGTTATAAACTTAGTGGGAATATTATACGAAACAAAAAAGCACGATTTCTATACCGTTCATGTTGGAATAGCTGAAAAAATAGCCAGAGCTGCACAAATAAAAAATGTATCTATGATGATACATTTTTCTGCTATGGGAATAGAAAATAGTAAGCTGTCAAAATATGCCAAAAGTAAACTGAAAGGTGAAAAAGCTGTAACTTCAGCGTTTCAAGGAGCAATAATAATTAAGCCCAGTCTTGTATTTGGTAAAGAAGATAATTTCTTTAATAAATTTGCAAGATTAGCAACAATTCTTCCTTTTTTGCCGTTGATCGGTAGTGGAATAACTAAGTTCCAGCCGATATGTGTAACAAACTTAGCTGAAGTGGTACATCGTATTATCAGCTTTAATAAGCAAGATAAAAAAATTTATAATATAGGTGGACCAAAAGTTTACTCTTTTAAAAGCTTGTCAAAGTTTATTCTAAATGTTACTAACAGAAAGTGTTTACTGATCAATGTATCTTTTCCAATGGCAAGATTGATAGCCTTCTTCTTAGAAAGTAAAGTTGTTTCTGTGCTGTTAAAACCCATAACCGGAGATGCAAGCCCTACACTTACTCGAGATCAGGTGAAAGTTATGATGAGTAGTTCAATCGAAAAGTCAGATGACCTTGAAATAATGAAAATTCGACCATTAGCAATTGAAAATGTGGTGCCAGAGTACTTGAAGATTTATAGAAAGTATTGA
- a CDS encoding beta-ketoacyl-ACP synthase III: protein MRLNKNLILSTGSYLPKKTLSNNEIALIVETNDEWIRQRTGIVQRHIADEGELTSDLAVNAARNAIEKAKISVDEIDLIIIATTTPDKTFPSCATIVQNKLKCKNAFSFDVQAACSGFIYAVTVADSLIKSNNRIKYALVIGAEIMSRIVDWGDRSTCVLFGDGAGAVIIKSKMGNNGIISTNLHSDGNVDILCTNEGTSSIGDSGKICMNGREVFKHAVDKLTASVEETLKCNNLKITDIDWLIPHQANIRIIEAVVKKLDFPIEKVINTVDKHANTSAASIPLALDYAIQELKIKSGNLVLLISIGAGLTWGSVLLRY, encoded by the coding sequence GTGAGATTAAATAAGAACCTTATATTGAGCACTGGATCTTACCTACCAAAAAAAACGTTGAGTAATAACGAAATTGCATTGATAGTTGAGACAAACGATGAATGGATAAGGCAGAGAACAGGAATAGTTCAAAGACATATAGCAGATGAAGGAGAATTAACATCAGACTTAGCTGTAAATGCAGCAAGAAATGCTATAGAAAAAGCTAAAATTTCAGTAGATGAAATTGATTTAATCATAATTGCCACAACAACACCTGACAAAACTTTTCCTAGCTGTGCAACTATTGTGCAGAATAAATTAAAATGTAAAAACGCATTTTCTTTTGACGTGCAAGCAGCATGCTCTGGTTTTATATATGCAGTTACAGTTGCTGATTCTCTCATAAAATCTAACAACAGAATTAAATACGCGCTTGTTATTGGTGCTGAAATAATGTCTAGGATTGTTGATTGGGGAGATAGGTCAACTTGTGTACTCTTTGGTGATGGTGCTGGAGCGGTGATAATAAAATCAAAAATGGGTAACAACGGCATTATATCAACAAACTTACACTCTGATGGCAATGTGGACATATTATGTACAAACGAAGGAACATCCTCTATTGGTGATTCTGGAAAAATATGCATGAATGGAAGAGAAGTGTTTAAACATGCAGTGGATAAGTTAACAGCCTCAGTAGAGGAAACTCTGAAATGCAACAATTTAAAAATCACTGATATTGACTGGTTAATTCCCCATCAAGCAAACATTCGTATTATTGAAGCAGTAGTAAAGAAATTAGATTTTCCTATAGAGAAAGTGATTAATACCGTTGATAAGCATGCAAATACCTCAGCAGCGTCAATTCCACTAGCCTTAGACTACGCAATACAAGAATTAAAAATAAAATCAGGAAATCTGGTACTGCTGATTTCGATAGGTGCAGGTCTCACCTGGGGTTCTGTGTTGCTGCGCTATTAG
- the rpmF gene encoding 50S ribosomal protein L32 translates to MAVPKRKKSKSRRNMHRSHHAIKPKNIVVCATTGEFMLPHNIAVDNSYKGKRVFIKQQAE, encoded by the coding sequence TTGGCAGTTCCAAAAAGAAAAAAGTCAAAGTCAAGGCGTAATATGCATCGTTCTCATCATGCTATTAAGCCTAAGAATATTGTGGTATGTGCAACAACTGGAGAATTCATGTTGCCTCACAACATAGCAGTTGACAACAGTTACAAAGGAAAACGTGTTTTCATTAAACAACAAGCGGAGTAG
- a CDS encoding ABC transporter ATP-binding protein: MHSPIISILNLSLSFDDRTILNDISFDISKGESLVILGGSGSGKSVLTKIIIGLLTPDSGSIKINSKSKNKFGVLFQNSALFDYVTVWENISFNYKKRFDISKKEAKQLAIKKLNDVGLEENIADMFPIELSGGMKKRVALARAIAHNPEIIVLDEPTSGLDPIMSDIVNEIIIKLSKDLCPTIITITHDIHSAFKIADRIAVLYEGEIISHGTVQEIQNTNNEYIKKFIHCI; the protein is encoded by the coding sequence ATGCATAGCCCCATAATATCAATATTGAACTTAAGCTTATCTTTTGATGATAGAACGATATTAAACGACATAAGTTTTGATATATCGAAGGGAGAATCATTAGTCATACTTGGCGGCTCGGGAAGTGGCAAATCTGTATTAACAAAAATAATCATTGGCTTGCTGACACCAGACTCAGGATCTATTAAAATAAATAGTAAAAGCAAAAATAAATTTGGAGTCTTATTTCAAAATTCTGCTTTATTTGACTACGTTACAGTGTGGGAAAATATATCTTTTAATTATAAAAAACGCTTTGATATCAGCAAAAAGGAGGCAAAACAGCTAGCAATCAAGAAGTTAAATGACGTTGGATTGGAAGAAAACATAGCAGATATGTTTCCAATAGAGCTATCAGGCGGAATGAAGAAAAGAGTCGCACTTGCAAGGGCAATTGCACATAACCCAGAAATTATTGTATTGGATGAGCCAACTTCAGGATTGGACCCAATTATGTCAGATATAGTAAACGAGATAATAATAAAATTATCTAAAGATCTTTGCCCTACAATTATCACGATTACACATGATATTCATAGCGCATTTAAAATAGCTGATAGAATAGCAGTATTATATGAAGGGGAGATCATTTCCCATGGAACTGTTCAGGAAATACAAAATACTAATAACGAATATATAAAAAAATTCATTCATTGTATATAG
- a CDS encoding IS5 family transposase (programmed frameshift): protein MRKKYPTDLSKREWSRIEKHFRVSYKKGGRPPKYSKCEILNAILYVLRTGCQWRNLPHDFPLWKAVHEQFRRWKKQRIFEKVNYDITKYSRSKMGRSEEPSACIVDSQSVKITEKGGSKVMMGAKKVNGRKRHIITDTQGFVLGCYVGAASENDRDGVKMVLDDMKEKYSNIKKMWADMGYQGKDLKTHIEEEHGIDIEIVKRPPCRFWVHKDTPPELLPQRDPGFAVQPRRWVVERTFAWINRNRRLSKEYDLLTTSTESFIYLAMSKVMLSREYA, encoded by the exons ATGAGGAAAAAATATCCAACAGATTTAAGTAAAAGGGAATGGTCCCGAATAGAAAAACACTTCAGGGTATCGTATAAGAAAGGAGGAAGGCCGCCAAAATACAGTAAGTGTGAGATACTGAATGCAATTCTTTATGTACTGCGCACAGGATGTCAATGGCGCAATTTACCACACGATTTTCCGTTGTGGAAGGCTGTGCATGAACAGTTTAGAAGATGGAAAAAGCAGAGGATTTTTGAGAAAGTGAACTATGATATCACTAAATATAGTAGGTCAAAAATGGGAAGAAGTGAGGAGCCAAGCGCATGCATAGTGGATAGTCAATCGGTAAAAATCACGGAAAAAGGGGGGTCAAAGGTTATGATGG GTGCAAAAAAAGTAAATGGGAGAAAAAGACATATAATCACAGATACTCAAGGATTTGTGCTTGGTTGCTATGTAGGAGCTGCAAGCGAAAATGACAGAGATGGGGTGAAGATGGTATTGGACGATATGAAAGAAAAATACAGCAATATTAAGAAAATGTGGGCTGATATGGGGTACCAAGGAAAAGATTTAAAAACCCATATAGAGGAAGAACATGGGATAGATATTGAAATTGTGAAAAGACCTCCATGTAGGTTTTGGGTGCATAAAGATACACCACCAGAACTATTGCCACAACGGGATCCTGGATTTGCAGTACAACCGAGAAGGTGGGTGGTAGAGAGGACTTTTGCTTGGATCAATAGAAATAGAAGGCTATCAAAGGAGTACGATTTACTTACAACATCTACTGAAAGTTTCATATATCTGGCTATGAGTAAAGTTATGTTAAGTAGGGAATATGCTTGA